In the genome of Sulfurimonas autotrophica DSM 16294, the window CATGCTTTTGAGCTTCTCCGTTAAGATTATAAGAGAGTTTATCATCAATATGCCCTATATTGAAAGTTCCGTCAAAAGTGTTGTAGCTTCCTGTATAAAAGCCTACCTGAGCATTATTGGATTTTTTTGTTATTATATTGATAACACCTGCATTGGCACCATCGCCTGCTTCTACAATACCGCTTGCTTTAATGATTTCTATTTTTTCAATCGCATCGGGTGAAATACTTGCTAAAAGTTGAGGCACACCGTCAATATTGTTCAGTCTTCTGCCATTTACTTTAATAACAATATTTTCATAACCGTCTCCTATACCAAAACCTCGCATATCGATTTTTTGAGAAAATGGATTTCCGTAAGATGGCATTGTAATAACAGAAGTTTGCTGGTTTAAAAACTCATATACATTTTGAACATGTGCCGCTTCTATATCTTTTTGTGTATAGACTTCAACGGCATCAGTAGACTTAAGTTCATCGGTTTTAATAGCTGTGGAAGTTATTTCAAGAGGTGTTAGCGTGATTTCCTGCGCATGTAACTGGCTCAAAAGAGCACCTAAGAGAAGTGATAACTGTATTGTTTTTTGCATTATAATCCTTATTGTATGGTTATTTTTTTGTGTTGTAATAAAAGTGGATTATGCTGCGGGAGGGGAGTTTATCTTTATTTTGAGAGGTTTGCCGTCAAGTGTGCATACTGAAGAGCTGAGTGCTACTATCTTTTTGAGTGATATATAGGCTTGTATGGCTGCTAAAGTAAAATAGTTTTTTCCAAAACCCTTAGGTGTATGCACTTGTCTTCTCTCTGTTTTTTTGAAATTTTAGCTAAAATACTCTTATGAAACTTTCACATTTAAAACAAATCATCAATTATTTACAAAATTTTACAAAAATATCGGCTGTTCACAGAGTCAGCGACAGTATTATCAAAATAGTCTTTGACAAAAACGACGCACTCTATTTTAACATGCAACGCTCAAATTCGAGTATTTTCAGGTGTCAGGAGTATCCCCGTTCAAAAGTCTACAATGCCCCTTTTGATGTCATTCTTGCCAAACGTTTTAACCGTGCTAATGTGTTACATGTAAAGCTGTTAAACAATGACAAAATAATACGTATGAAGACCTCTTTATCTTCTGCTTATAAAGAAGAAACAACCTACCTGCAAATAGAATTTACGGGAAAATATACCAATGTTATTATTTTGGATGAGGACAATGTTGTCCTTGAAGCGCTGCGTCATGTTGATTTGTTTTCTTCATTTCGTGAGGTGCGTGTAGGACAAAAACTGTTGGATGTTCCGCCTGCACCTTTTGTGGCAAAAGAGTACCCGCTTGAAGATGTGGAGCAGTTTTTGTATGAGGTGTATGCAAAAGAACAAAACAGTAAACTCGAGAGTCTTAAGAAACAAAAGATTGCATTTTTATCTAAAAAGCTTAAAAAGCTTAAAAAACTTTATGAAAAACTGGATTCAAAAGAGAGTCTGGAACAAGAGGCACAAAAGAGTGAGCATTTAGGTAATTTGGTGCTCTCAAACGTACAAAATATTAAGCCTTATGCAACAGAAGTCGAGCTGGATGATTATGACGGCTCAAAAGTGAAAGTAACACTGTCAAAGCCATATGCCACACCTTTTATGATAAGCGAAATGTTTTTTAGTAAAAGTAAAAAAGCAAAGCAGAGAGCAAAGCACCTGCACATAGAAGAAAAGTCTCTGCACTCTAAAATAGAACACCTTGAACTCTTTATAAATGTTGTCAAAGAGGCAAAAGACGTGGCAAAAATAGAGATGCTCTTTCCTAAAAGAGTACAAAACAAAAAGATAAAGCAAAATGACTCTATAGAGGTATTTTGGGTAGAAGGCTATAAAGTACAACTGGGAAAAAATGAAAAAGGCAATGTAGAACTGTTAAAAAATGCAAGAGCAAAAGATATTTGGCTGCATATGAAAGACCGCCCTTCAGCGCATGTTATTATCACAACAGACAAACAAAACCTGCCGCAAAACATCATAATGGCAGCAGCAAAACTCTGTGTAGAGTTTAGCACAACTTCAAAAGACAGGTTTTTGGTCGATTATACTCCAAGACGAGAAGTTACCATACAAAATGGTGCAAATGTATTGTATAATAAATACAAGACAATAGAGGTGGATACAAGAGAATAAAAAAGTGTTTACATGTAAACTCTCAAAAAACAACACTTTTTATGGATAAAAAGATAGAGGAGGATGTCATGAGTGTCGGAGCTATCGGCAATGTAGTTTTAGTAAACCAAATGACACCTGCCGTAACGCCTGTGCAAGGTAACCAGTATACTCGCTTTGATTTGCAAAATGTTGCCGCCCAGACAGCTGTACAGGAAAAAGAAAAAGAGATAGAAGAAGTTCGTCCTACAGAAGAAAGCCATAAAATTGACCCTGATCGTGAACACCAAAGAGAAGAAGCGGACGAAGAGACACAAAACCTTCCAAAGAAAAAAAATCATAAAATAGTTGAAGAAGAGAGTGAAGAAGAATCAGACAAACCGCTGCACCTATTAGATATTAAAGTCTGATTTGATATAATATTTCATCTGAAAAATTATAGGGATATTTATGAGTATATTAAGAGATTCCAAAGAGAGAATTATCACGGGTATAGTCTTGCTAGCGGTTGTGGCGGTTGTCGGTCTGATAGACAATTTTTTTGTTATGTGGCTATTTTTGGGGGCTGTATATCTATTGGCCTTTAAAGAGGCTGTGGTACTTTTTGGTGTAGAAAAAGATAATCTTTTACCATATGCTGCAGCACTTTGGCTTATAGCTGCGATTTATCCTTATGGTGATGACTTGTTTGTTTTGGCGGGTGTTGCCTATGCCGGTGCCGTGGCTTATGACAAAAACCTTAAATGGGTTGATTTTTTACCGTTTATTTATCCGACTGCAGGATTGCTCTTTATTCTGACAATGTATGAAGAGTATGGTGTTTTATCACTTGTATGGCTGCTTGGTGTGGTTGCATTGACTGATATTGGTGCTTATTTTGTAGGTAAAAGCATAGGAAAAACCAAATTTTGCGAGACAAGCCCCAATAAAACACTTGAGGGCGTCATAGGCGGAGTAGCACTGGCAACATTTGTCGGGGCATATCTTGGAGTTTTTGTTGTTGACTTTTGGATTGCACTTGTTATTTCTTTTATGGTTGCTCTGAGTTCTATATTTGGCGACTTATTTGAATCTTCGCTCAAGCGCAGTGCAGGTGTGAAAGACAGCGGAGACTTACTTCCCGGCCACGGTGGAATATTAGACAGGATTGACGGTTATCTTTTTGGTGCGATTGTCATGCTTGTACTGCTTCGCGGGTTAGTCTAGTTGGTTCTTTTAGGTTCTACAGGCTCTATAGGAGTCAATGCTTTAATTGTTGCCAAACGTTTTGGCATTGAAGTTGAGGTTTTAGCCTGTGGAAAAAACATCAAACTACTCAATGAACAAATAAAAGAACACAATCCAAAAGTTGTGGTTGTTGCAAATAAAGAGGATGTTTATAAAGTCAATCATTCTCATGTATATTCCGGTGAAGAAGCAATTTTACAGGTCATTGAGGATTCAACCTCAAAACTTGTTGTCAATGCATTTGTAGGTTTTTTAGGACTGCGCCCGACACTTAAAGCAATAGAATGCGATAAAAAAGTAGCTTTGGCAAACAAAGAATCACTTGTTGCCTGCGGCAGTTTTATAGATACTTCAAAAATACAGCCCATCGACAGTGAACATTTCGGACTTTGGTATCTGCTTCAAAATAGACCCGTAAGTAAAATGATAATTACTGCAAGCGGCGGAGCATTTCGTGACTGGGATATAAAAAGACTTGCAACTGCCACGTTAGAAGACACACAAAATCATCCAAACTGGTCGATGGGACAAAAAATCACGATAGATTCTGCAACGATGGTCAATAAAATGTTTGAACTGCTTGAAGCGCGCTGGCTCTTTGGCGAGGGTGAATATGATGCCATTATTGAAACACAGTCATTGATTCACGCGATGATAGACTTTAAAGACGGTTCAACCACGGCACATTTGGCAAACGCAAGTATGCAGCTGCCAATAGCATACGCGCTGGATGAAAAGATGGATGAAGCAATATTACCGCATGTTGATTTACTCAAAGTCGGGAGTTTGGAATTTCGCGAGATAAATCAAGAACGCTACCCAATTTGGCAGATTAAAGAGGATTTACTTAAAAATCCCCAAAGAGGCGTTGTCATAAATGCCGCCAATGAAGCAGCAATTGAGATGTTTATCGCTAAAAAAATAGGCTTTATGGATATCAGCAAAACCATCATCAATGCATATGAAAATTTTAGCGATGCCCTCCCTTTACATGTAAACGATATATTTTTGATAGATAAAGAAGTACGAAAATTTGTAGGAATAAACAGATGATTTTAAGTATAGAAAGCTCTTGTGATGACAGTGCAATTTCCATTACCGAGATAGCTACAAACAAGCTTGTTTTTCATAAAAAAATCTCTCAAGAACTTGAGCATAGTGTTTACGGTGGTGTTGTCCCTGAACTTGCAGCAAGACTTCATGCAGAGGCTCTGCCAAAAATACTGCAGCAATGCGAGCCTTATTTTCAAGATTTAAAGGCCGTTGCAGTGACTTCGAG includes:
- a CDS encoding NFACT RNA binding domain-containing protein, encoding MKLSHLKQIINYLQNFTKISAVHRVSDSIIKIVFDKNDALYFNMQRSNSSIFRCQEYPRSKVYNAPFDVILAKRFNRANVLHVKLLNNDKIIRMKTSLSSAYKEETTYLQIEFTGKYTNVIILDEDNVVLEALRHVDLFSSFREVRVGQKLLDVPPAPFVAKEYPLEDVEQFLYEVYAKEQNSKLESLKKQKIAFLSKKLKKLKKLYEKLDSKESLEQEAQKSEHLGNLVLSNVQNIKPYATEVELDDYDGSKVKVTLSKPYATPFMISEMFFSKSKKAKQRAKHLHIEEKSLHSKIEHLELFINVVKEAKDVAKIEMLFPKRVQNKKIKQNDSIEVFWVEGYKVQLGKNEKGNVELLKNARAKDIWLHMKDRPSAHVIITTDKQNLPQNIIMAAAKLCVEFSTTSKDRFLVDYTPRREVTIQNGANVLYNKYKTIEVDTRE
- a CDS encoding phosphatidate cytidylyltransferase, which codes for MSILRDSKERIITGIVLLAVVAVVGLIDNFFVMWLFLGAVYLLAFKEAVVLFGVEKDNLLPYAAALWLIAAIYPYGDDLFVLAGVAYAGAVAYDKNLKWVDFLPFIYPTAGLLFILTMYEEYGVLSLVWLLGVVALTDIGAYFVGKSIGKTKFCETSPNKTLEGVIGGVALATFVGAYLGVFVVDFWIALVISFMVALSSIFGDLFESSLKRSAGVKDSGDLLPGHGGILDRIDGYLFGAIVMLVLLRGLV
- the dxr gene encoding 1-deoxy-D-xylulose-5-phosphate reductoisomerase translates to MVLLGSTGSIGVNALIVAKRFGIEVEVLACGKNIKLLNEQIKEHNPKVVVVANKEDVYKVNHSHVYSGEEAILQVIEDSTSKLVVNAFVGFLGLRPTLKAIECDKKVALANKESLVACGSFIDTSKIQPIDSEHFGLWYLLQNRPVSKMIITASGGAFRDWDIKRLATATLEDTQNHPNWSMGQKITIDSATMVNKMFELLEARWLFGEGEYDAIIETQSLIHAMIDFKDGSTTAHLANASMQLPIAYALDEKMDEAILPHVDLLKVGSLEFREINQERYPIWQIKEDLLKNPQRGVVINAANEAAIEMFIAKKIGFMDISKTIINAYENFSDALPLHVNDIFLIDKEVRKFVGINR